From the genome of Acidobacteriota bacterium, one region includes:
- a CDS encoding CBS domain-containing protein — MKTVRQLLHSKGYDVWSVSPGTSVLEALKLMAEKNIGALLVLESGRLVGIFSERDYARKVILKGKASHSTRVREIMSRKVVYVRPEQGMEDCMGLMTQKRIRHLPVMEGGELVGMISIGDVVKSIISEQEFTIRQLEQYISGGPAD; from the coding sequence ATGAAGACGGTCCGCCAATTGCTCCACTCCAAGGGATACGACGTCTGGTCCGTGAGCCCCGGCACGTCTGTTCTGGAGGCTCTCAAGCTCATGGCCGAAAAGAACATCGGAGCGCTTCTGGTGCTGGAGTCGGGGCGTCTCGTGGGTATTTTCTCGGAGCGGGACTACGCCAGGAAGGTGATCCTCAAGGGAAAGGCCTCCCACAGTACGCGGGTCCGGGAAATCATGAGCCGAAAGGTGGTCTATGTCCGGCCCGAGCAGGGCATGGAGGATTGCATGGGGCTCATGACCCAAAAGCGGATCCGGCATCTTCCGGTGATGGAGGGGGGAGAACTGGTGGGGATGATCTCCATCGGCGACGTCGTCAAGTCCATCATCTCCGAGCAGGAGTTCACCATCAGGCAGTTGGAGCAATACATCTCCGGCGGGCCCGCCGATTGA